In the genome of Acidovorax sp. 69, the window ACAAAAAGAGCTGCGGCTGGCGCGCCAGGGCCCGGCCCATGGCCACGCGCTGGCGCTGGCCGCCCGACAGCTGGCTGGGGCGCCGGTCGAGAAGGTGGGTGATTTGCAGCATGGCGGCCACTTCGTCGATGCGCTGCTTGCGCTCGGGCTTGGGCATCTTGCGCATCTCCAGCGCAAAGCCGATGTTGTCGGCCACGCTGAGCGTGGGGTACAGCGCGTAGCTCTGGAACACCATCGCAATGTCGCGGTCGCGGGGGGGCATGCCCACCACGTTCTTGTCGGCAATGCGGATCTCGCCTTCGGTAGGCTCGTCCAGGCCCGCAATGATGTTGAGCAGGGTCGATTTGCCACAGCCCGAGGGGCCCACCAAGATGAGGAACTCGCCCGGTGCCACGTGGATGTCCACCTTGCGCAGCACCTCCACGCTTTTGTCGCCCTTGCCAAAACGCTTGTTGATGCCTGCGATGTCGAGTGATGACGCCATGATTGCTTAACCTCTTTAACCCTTGACTGCGCCAGCCGTGAGGCCGCGCACAAAAAACTTGCCTGCAAGAACGTAGATCACCATGGTCGGCAGGCCCGCGATGATGGCCGCGGCCATGTCGACGTTGTAGGCCTTCACGCTGCTGCTGGTGTTGGCCAGATTGTTCAGGCCCACCGTTACCGGCTTGGACTCGGTGCCCGAGAACACCACACCAAACAGGAAGTCGTTCCAGATGTTGGTGAACTGCCAGATCAGCGTGACCATGATGATGGGCGTGGACAGCGGCAGCACGATGCGCCAGAAGATCTGAAAGAAGCTCGCGCCATCCATGCGCGCTGCGTTCACCAGCTCCTTGGGGATGGCCGCGTAATAGTTGCGAAAGAACAGCGTGGTGCCCGCCAGGCCGGCCAGGCAATGCACCATCACCAGGCCGGTGATGGAGCTGGACAACCCCAGCCAGCCCAGCACCTGGCTCATGGGCAGCAGCACCACCTGGAAGGGCATGAACACGCCGAACAGCAGCATGCCGAACAGCGCATCGCTGCCGCGAAACTTCCACAGGCTGAGCACGTAGCCATTGAGCGCGCCCCACACGGTAGAGACCATCACGGCCGGCACGGCCATGGACACGGAGTTCCAGAAGAAGGGGCGCAGGCCGTTGCAATCCACACCCGTGCAGGCAGAAGACCACGCAGAGCCCCAGGCCGACCAGTTCAGCGCCGCAGGCAAGGCCAGCAACGACGTGCTGCGGATTTCGTCAGCGTCCTTGAAGGACGTGACCAGCATCGCGTACAGCGGCAACAAGAAAAAGGCGGTGGCCAGCGCCAGCACCGCGTAGACCAACAGGCGGCCTACGGAAGGGAGAAGAGAAGGCTTAGCGGTCATGGGGTTTGCTGCGCAATTCGCTGTACAGGTAGGGGATGACCAGGGCCGCCACGGTGGCCAGCATCATGGTGGCACTGGCGGCACCCAGGCCGATCTGGCCCCGCGAGAAGGACATGGTGTACATGAACGTGGCGGGCACATCGGTGGCAAAGCCGGGGCCTCCGGCCGTGAGCGCCATCACCAGGTCAAAGCTCTTGATGGCCAGGTGCGACAGCACCATGAGCGTGGAAAAGAACACGGGCCGCAGCGCGGGCAGCACGATACGCCAGTAAATGCGCGGCAGCGAGGCGCCATCGACCTGCGCCGCCTTGATGATGCTGTCGTCGATGCCGCGAAGGCCCGCCAGGAACAGCGCCATCGCAAAACCCGCGCTTTGCCAGATGCCCGCGATCACCACGCAGTAGATGGCCATCTCGGTGTCCACCAGCCAGCCGAATTCAAAGTTGGGAAAGCCCCAGTCGCGCACCATTTTTTCGATGCCAAGGCCCGGGTTGAGCAGCCACTTCCAGGCCGTGCCGGTAACCACGAACGACAGGGCCATGGGGTACAGGTAGATGGTGCGCAGCGCGCCTTCGGCACGGATCTTCTGGTCCAGCAACACCGCCAGCACCACGCCAATGGCGAGCGAGCCGCCCACGTAGCCCACGCCAAAAATGCCCAGGTTCTTGAGGGCGACCCACCAGCGGTCCATCTCCCAGAGTTTTTCGTACTGAGCAAGCCCGGCCCATTCGTAGTTGGGCAACATGCGCGACACGGTGAAGCTGAGCACACCGTTCCACACCATCAGGCCGTAGATGAAGGCAAAGCCCAGCACAAAAGCGGGTGCGACGACCAACTTGGGCAGCCAGGATTCGAAGGAGTTCTTGGTCGTCATTGCAAAAGAAATATCGGGTTCACACCATGTCGGCAATACAGAAACACAAGCGAAGGGAATGCCACGCATTCCGTCTTTACGGAAAAAAGGGGGGCACGCACGGAGTGCCCCCAAGAACAAAGTCACCTCTGACTAACTCGCTTTCTCACTCGCTCCCTCTCACCACCACACTTCATATTGCACACCCACCAGCGTGCGAGAAGTCTTGCCATTGGCGCCGAAGCTGCCTGCGTTGGCCACCGCCGCGGCCTGGTTCCAGTTGGCCTTGGTCACGTACAGACGCAGCTCGGGGCGCGACCAGAAGTCTTCCGACAGGGCCAGGGCGCCTGCCAGCGTGACCTTGCTCAGGCGCTGGTCAGGCCCGGAGCCTTTGCGGGTGGTGGTGGACACTTCAGCGAGGCCCTTGAAGTTCTTCGTGAAGGCGTACGAGCCACGGCCGCCCAGCGAGAAGTCCTTGGTCTCCACGCCGGTCAGGTCGGCTTTGTTGGTCTGGTAACCAATGAGTGCCTGGCCACCAAACGGGCCGCTTTGCCAGTTGATGGAGTCGGCAATGCGGGTGGCGCGCTTGCCCGCGCTCGTGCCCTCGATCGCCTCGAACTCGCCGTCGATACGGGCATGGCCGCGCGATGTCTGCAGGTACAGCGTGTTGCTGATACTGGGCAGCAGGAACTCTTTTTGCGTGTGCATCAAGGAGATGCCCGAGCCCGAGGCGCCGCCCACCTGGTTCTTGCCACCCACTGCCGTCAGCAGCACCCGCAGCTTGCCGCCGGGGTTGGTGTTGATCTCGGACAGGTCGGCATTGATACGGTGCGCCTTCACGTTGCTCGGCAGGCCACCATCGAACTTGTCGCCCGAGAACACCCCCACACCCAGCTTCATGCCACCCACAGGCACTTCCGTCACACCGGCGCCGATGTTGTCGCCGTAGTTCAGCAAAAAGTAATCAACAATGTGCACGTCCTGGATGCGCAGGCGGCGCTGGCCCACCCAGAACTTGGCTTCGGGCGAGAACGAGAAGCCGCTCATTTCCACAAAGGCCTGCTCGGTGCTGATGTCCCCACTGCCCCACTTGGCGGGCATGTAGTTGACCTTCCACTGGATGCCACCGGCTTCGAAGCCCTTGGCAAAGTTGACTTCGATGCCGTTGTCGCCTTCGTTGCCCAGGCGGTATTTCTGCAGCTCGCCGCCCAGCGCCAGGTTGCCCTTGACGCCGTCGGAGTGGTTGAACACCGGGCCACCCCGTGAGTAGCCGTTGAACTCAAAGCCTGCTACGTCCATAGCAAAGGCGCCATTCGCGCATGCGGCGGCCAAAGCCACCGCCGTGAGGCGGTTTCTTGTCTTCATGATGATTCCCTCAGTGGTGTTGGTTTATTCGGCTTACTTGGTCTTGGCGGCGGTCGCGATCTTTTTCACCGCATCGGCCACGCTGACCTTGTCGTCATTCCAGAACTGGCTGACAACGTCTTTGATGGCGCCTTCCGTGGCGGGCGCAATCGCCATGCCGTGGGCCACGCTGGGCAGCAGGCTGCCGCTTTTGGCGGTGTCGACAAAGTCCTTGGCGGATGCCTTGGCGCAATCGTCAAACTTGTCCATCGGCTGGCCGGCGCGCACGGGAATCGAGCCCTTGTTCAGGTTGAAGACCTCCTGGAACGCCGGACTCATGATGGCGCTGGCCAGGTCGCTCTGCGCCTTCTGGGCCGCTGCGTCCTTGAGCTTGAACAAAATGAACGAGTCGACGTTGAAGGTGTACGACGTGGTCGTGCCCGGTGCGGCTGCACACAGGAAGTCTTTGCCTGGCACCTTGTTCGCGGCCAGGAACTCACCCTTGGCCCAGTCACCCATCAGCTGAAAGCCTGCCTTGCCCTGGATCAGCATGGCCGTGGCCAGGTTCCAGTCGCGGCCCGGGGCGCCAGGATCGGTGTACGACTTGATGCGGCGGAAGGTCTCCAGCGACTTCTTCATGGTGTCGCTGTTGATGGCCTTGTCGTCGAGCTTGACCAGGGCGTCCTGGTAGAACTTGCGGCCACCCACGCCGAGCACCACCGATTCGAAGGTGGTGAAGTCCTGCCAGTTCTGGCCGCCATGGGCCACGGGCACCAGACCTGCGGCCTTGAGCTTGTCGGCGGCGGCAAAGAACTCGTCCCAGGTCTTGGGCATGGCGGTCACGCCGGCCTTCTTCAGGGCTTCGGAGCTGCCCCACATCCAGTTGACGCGGTGCACATTGACCGGAGCAGCCACGTAGGCGCCCTTGTACTTCATGACATCGGCAACGACCTTGGGAAGCAGGTCGTCCCACTTCTCGGCCTTGGCCAGGGTGTCCATGTTCGCCAGCACGCCTTCGGATGCCCATTCCTGGATGGCGGGGCCCTTGGTCTGCGCGGCCGATGGCGGGTTGCCCGAGATCACACGGCTCTTGAGCACGGTCATGGCACTGTCGCCACCACCGCCGGCCACCGCAAAGTCGCGCCAGGTGTGGCCCTTGCCCTGCATGATCTTCTTGAGTTCAGCCACCGACTTGGCTTCGCCGCCCGAAGTCCAGTAGTGCAGGACCTCGACCTCCCCGGCGCTGGCCGACATCGCTGCCACCATTCCCACCGCCAATGCGGCGATCTTTGTCATCTTCCACATACCCTTGTCTCCTCGACGTTGTTTTAAGAATCCGTTGCTGCGCCGTGATACCGGTGCCGTTCAGCGCAGTTGGTACTTTAATTACAATAATTAATGAACATATCAGGGCTTTCCCGGGTGTGGGTTACACACCAAAGCGATGCGCCTGTTATCGAATTACCAGCCGCTTGGGCATGCCACCGGTTGGGCGGCACCGCGCAAGGTGCTTTGTTATGCTCAATCCATGGCCACGATATTGATTGTTGAAGATGATGCGCTGCTTCTGGACGCATTGACGGGGCAGTTGCAGCAGCTGGAATTCAGCGTCTGTACGGCCTCCAGCGTGGCCGAGGCCACGGCCCTGCTGCAGACGCAGGCGGTGGACGGCATCATCCTGGACCTGGGCCTTCCCGGCGCCGATGGCATGGAGCTTCTGACCTGGGCACGCACCCACATTGCCGGACTTCCGGTGCTGATTCTCACCGCACGCGACGGGGTCGAGGACCGCATTCATGGCCTCAACGCCGGAGCCGATGACTACATCACCAAGCCCTTCAACATGCAAGAGTTGCAGGCCCGCCTGCAGGCGATGCTGCGCCGCGCACGGCAGCCCGCCTTTACGCAGGCCAGCAGTGCCACGGGGAGTGCCAGCAGCACCATCGGCCCCCTGGTGCTGGACCACGCCAGCCATTCGGCCGCCCTCAATGGCGACCTGCTGGAACTGACGCAGCGTGAATGGGAGCTGCTGGAGTTGCTGGTGCACCGCTGCGGCGAAGTCGTCACACGCGATGACGTGCTGGCGGCCTGGCGCGCCAGCCCCCCGAGCCCGGGCAGACGGCTGCGGCCTTGAACTCCAATGCGCTGGAGGTGTATGTGCACCGCCTGCGTAAAAAGCTGGACGTGTCGAACCTGGTCATCCGCAACATCCGGGGGCTGGGCTACATGCTGGCCAAACCAGCGGAATAGCCCCATACAGCGTCTGCGCCTGACACCCCCATTCACCATGGCCACGATGCGCCCGATTCCCGGTGTCTCCCTGCAACGCAAGCTGCTGCTGTGGCTGTTGCTGCCACAACTGGTGCTGTGGCTTTCCGGCGGCTTCCTGGCCTGGCGCATTGCGTTGCAGAACGGCGAAAAAGGCATCGACCAGACACTGACCCAATCGGTGCGCGCGCTGGCCCGGCAGATCAAGCCGATTGGCGACGGGCTGCTGGTGGACTTCCCCAAGGCCGCGCAGGACATCCTGGAGCAGGACCCGGCGGACCGTATCACCTACATGGTGTCGTCGCCGCCTGGTCGTTTCTTGCTGGGCAACGCCCAACTACCGCCGCCGCCGCCCATCGATGTGGCCGTGGGCGAGGCGTTTTTGTACCAGGCGCGGGTGGACGACAAACCCGTGCGGGTCGCCCTGCTGGACGTGGACTACGGCACCGCCCAGACTCGCCAGCGCTTGCGTGTGCAAGTGGCCCAGAGCCTCACGGTGCGCGAGCGCATTGCGCAGGAACTGCTGGCGCAGATGCTGATTCCCATGGGCCTCATGGGGCTGGCGCTGAGTGCGCTGGTGTATGCGGGCGTGCTGCGCGGGCTGCAGCCGCTCAAGCGCCTGGAGGCGCAGATCGAACAGGCCGGCGCCCGCCCCCACGGCGCCAATAACCCACTGCCCCCGATCGAGCTGACCTCCGCCCCCCAAGAGGTGCATTCGCTGGCCAGCACCATCAACCGCCTTCTTGATGCCGTGGCCCGGGGCCAACAAAAGGAAAAACGCTTTCTGAACGACGCCGCGCACCAGTTGCGCACGCCCCTCGCGGGCCTGATCGGACAGACTGAGCTGGCCCTGCACGAAAGCCACGAACCCGCCGTGCAGGCGCGCCTGCACAAGGTGCTGTCGGCCGCGCAGCGCAGCGCCCACCTGGTGCACCAGCTGCTGCAACTGGCGCGTTCGGAGTCCACCGTCGACCTGCAGACCATTGACCTGGCTGCCCTGGCCCGCGAAGTGGCGCGCGAATGGGCAGCACGCGCCCTGGCGCAGGGCATGGACCTGGGGTACGAAGGTGATGAACAGCTCACGGTACAAGGACAACCGCTGCTGCTGCGCGAGGCCCTTAACAACCTGATCGACAACGCGCTGCACTATGCGGGCTCCGGCGCCACCGTTACGGTGCGGGTGACCACAGCACCCAGCCACAAGGCCATGCTGGTGGTAGAAGACGATGGCCCCGGCGTGCCACCCGAGCACCTCACCGATCTGTTTGCGCGCTTCTGGCGCGGATCCGACAAGGCCGGAGGTTGCGGTCTGGGCTTGTCCATCGTCAAGGGCATTGCACAACGGCACGGTGGTGACACCCTCGCCGAGCCCTTGGTGCCCCACGGCCTGCGCGTGGGACTGCAGATACCGCTGCCATAAAAAAAGCGCTCCCGGGCGCTTTTTTGGTGGCAATGCCGAGGCCCACCGGGTCTGCGGCGGGGCGGCTCAGGCCGCAAGGATCAGTTTTTCCAGCTTCACCGCATCGACGGCAAAGGCGCGAATGCCTTCAGCCAGCTTCTCCGTGGCCATGGCATCTTCATTGAGTGCGTAGCGGAATCCGGCCTCGTCGTAATTGACGGCCGGCAGGTCCAGCTGGCGCGCAGCCTCGGCGTTGAGTGCAGGCTGCAGTGGAGCATTGCTCGCAGCCAGCTGGGCCAGCAGCTCGGGCGCAATGGTCAGCAGGTCACAGCCCGCCAGGGCCGTGATCTGGCCCACATTGCGAAAGCTCGCACCCATCACCTCGGTGGCAACACCGAAACGCTTGTAGTGGTTGAAGATCTGCGTGACCGACAAGACGCCCGGGTCATTGGCGCCGCTGCGGGCGGCCTCGTCCCACTGGGCACCCGCCTGCTTCTTGTACCAATCGTAAATGCGACCCACAAACGGGGAGATGAGCTGCACCTTGGCATCACCGCAGGCCACGGCCTGCGCGAACGAGAACAGCAGCGTGAGGTTGGTGTGGATGCCCTTGCGCTCCAGCTTTTCGGCGGCCTTGATGCCCTCCCAGGTGGCAGCGATCTTGATGAGCACGCGGTCGATGTGAATGCCTTCGGCCTGATACAACTCAATGATGCGCTCCGCGCGGGTGACGGTCGCACTGGTGTCGAAGCTCAGGCGGGCATCCACTTCGGTGGAGACGCGGCCCGGGATGGTGGCCAGGATCTCGCGACCGAAACGCACCAGCAGGCGGTCAATGATCTCGTCCATCGGACGGCCCTTGAATTGCGCAACCGTGTCATGCATCAGCGGTGCGTACTCGGGCTTTTGCACGGCCTTCAAGATCAACGAAGGGTTGGTGGTGGCATCTTGGGGCTGGAACTGCGCCAGTTGTTTGAAGTCGCCAGTGTCGGCAACCACGGTGGTGAACTGTTTGAGGGCGTCGAGTTGGTTCATGCCGCCATTATTCCGCATCGGCCTGCGCCCCATCGGTACTACCAACCACCGATACGCCATGCACCCCCAGGCCCAGCAGCACATCGTCACCCACCGCCAGCACATCGTCGAGGTCGGAGGACACCACAAAAATGCGGCCCAGCGCTGTGTCAAAGGTGTATTCGTGCACCGCGCCCAGATAGGCCGACTTGGCCAGCCGAGCGGGCACAAGCCCTTCGCCACGGCGTGCAATGCGCCAGGCCTCGGGCCGCACCGCGACCTTGACCGGGCCACTGCGGACCACCGCGCGCGGTCGCAGCACCAGCGGCCCCAGCAAGACCGAGCCATCGGCTTGCGCGGTCGCAGGGAACAACATGGCCTCGCCCATGAAGCCGGCCACAAACTCGCTGCGCGGGGTTTCGTACAACTCGCGTGGCGTGCCTTTTTGCGCGATGAGCCCCTGATTCATCACAATGATCTGGTCGCTCACGGCCATCGCCTCGGCCTGGTCGTGCGTGACATAAGCCACCGTGAGCGACAGGCGCTGCTGCAGCGCCCGAATCTCCTCGCGCATCTCTCGGCGCAGGCGCGCGTCCAGGTTGGACAAAGGCTCGTCAAACAGCAGCACCTCGGGCTCCAGCACCAAAGCGCGGGCCAATGCCACCCGCTGCTGCTGGCCGCCCGACAGCTCGCTGGGCAGGCGGTCGTCAAAGCCCACCAGACCCACGCCGCGCAAGGCCTCTACTGCCTTGGTGCGCGCCACGTCCTTGGGCTGGCCCGACATGCGCAGGCCGTACATCACGTTTTCGGCCACGTTCATGTGCGGGAACAGCGCGTAGCTCTGGAACATCATGCTCACATTGCGCTGCGCGGGGCCGAGCGTGGTCACATCCTTGCCACCGATGAATATCTCGCCCGCTGTGGGCGATTCGAGCCCCGCGATCATGCGCAGCGTGGTGGTTTTGCCGCAGCCCGATGGCCCCAGGATGGTGGTCAACGTGCCGCGCGGCACCTCAAAGCTGATGCCCTTGACGGCCAAGGCCGCGTTGCTATCGGCGCCGTAGCGCTTGGTGATGTTGCGGAACACAATGCCCGCGCCGCTGTGGTTCATGGCGTGTCGTTTCTGGAAAAAATTGATCAGTCAGTGCGTGCCAGCCGGGGCCGCCCGTGCCCCGCTGCGACGACCCAGCTTGCGCTCACCCACCAGCCACTGGATGAGGCCGATGGAGACGGACATCAGGACGATGAGCACCGTGCAATACGCCAGCGCCACGCCATAGTCCCCATTGCCCACGCGGCCAATGATGTAGGTGGTGGCCAGCTCGTTCTCGGCAGTGACCAAAAAGATCACTGCGCTCACCGTGGTGATGGCACGCACAAAGCTGTAGACCAGTGCCGCCACCAGCGCAGGCTTGAGCAGCGGCAGCACCACATGGCGCAGCGTCTGCACACTGCCTGCGCGCAGCATGACGGACGCCTCGTCGAGTGATCGGTCCAGCTGCTTGAACGCCGCCGTGCCCGCCCGCACGCCCACCGGCAAATTGCGGAACATGAAGCACAGCACGATGATGAGGGCGGTGCCCGTCAGCTCGAACGGTGGCACGTTGAAGGCCAGGATGTAGCTCACACCCAGCACCGTGCCGGGGATGGCAAACGCCAGCAATGCCGCAAATTCAAACGCGCCCTGCCCCCGGAATTCGGTGCGCGCCAGCAGCCACGCAATGCCGATGCCCAGCGTGGCCGTGAGCGGCGCCGAGATGGCCGCGAGCTTGATGGTGGTAAAAAATGAGTTCCATGCCGTGCCCGCCCACACCGCGCCAAACTCGCCCCACTCCACGTTGAAAGCGGTGCGAAAGTGCACCAGCGTGATGGTGTAATCGCGCCCCCAGGTCTGCACCAAACCACCCGCCAACGCAAACAGATAGACGATGAGCGTGAACGCCATCCAGGGCAGCGCGATGGAATGCACCACGCGGCGCACACCCGCAGGCAGCGGCATGGCAATGCCCGAGTCACCCTTGCCCGACACAGTGGTGAAGTTCTGCTTGCCCAGCAAACCCCGCTGGATGGCAAACACCGTGAGTGCAAAGAACGTCAGAATCCACGCCAGCGACGCGGCGCGCCCCTGGTCGTACTGCGCACCCACGATGGCGAAGAAGATTTCGGTCGAGAGCACCGAGAATTGCCCGCCCACCACGATGGGATTGCCAAAGTCGGCCATGCTCTCGATGAAACCCACCAAAAATGCATTGGCAAGCCCCGGCTTGAGCAGCGGCAGTGTGACCGTCATGAAGGTCTGGTGCGGGCTGGCGCGCAGCGTCTGGGCCGCCTCTTCGAGGCTGGGCGCCACGCCCTGCACCACACCACGCATGATCATGAAGGCGATGGGTGTGAACGCAAAGGTCTGCGCCACCCATACGCCCAGCCAGCCGTAGAACCAGCGCGTGGGCGTGATGCCAAACGCATATTCGAGAAACTGGTTGAACACGCCAGCGCGGCCAAACAGCAAAATGAGCCCCAGGCCCACCACAAAGGGCGGCGTGATGATGGGCAGCAGCGCAACGATGTTGAGCGGCCTGGCATACCGGCGCGATGCGCGTTCGGCCATCAAGGCCATGAAGGTGCCCAGGAGCGTGGTGCTGGTGGCCGTCATCAGCCCCAGAAACAGCGTGTTCCACGCCACGCCGCAGCGCTGTCCTCCGCTCAGGCACGCCAGGCCAAAGTTGCGCTCGTGGGC includes:
- a CDS encoding carbohydrate ABC transporter permease; translated protein: MTAKPSLLPSVGRLLVYAVLALATAFFLLPLYAMLVTSFKDADEIRSTSLLALPAALNWSAWGSAWSSACTGVDCNGLRPFFWNSVSMAVPAVMVSTVWGALNGYVLSLWKFRGSDALFGMLLFGVFMPFQVVLLPMSQVLGWLGLSSSITGLVMVHCLAGLAGTTLFFRNYYAAIPKELVNAARMDGASFFQIFWRIVLPLSTPIIMVTLIWQFTNIWNDFLFGVVFSGTESKPVTVGLNNLANTSSSVKAYNVDMAAAIIAGLPTMVIYVLAGKFFVRGLTAGAVKG
- a CDS encoding carbohydrate ABC transporter permease; this translates as MTTKNSFESWLPKLVVAPAFVLGFAFIYGLMVWNGVLSFTVSRMLPNYEWAGLAQYEKLWEMDRWWVALKNLGIFGVGYVGGSLAIGVVLAVLLDQKIRAEGALRTIYLYPMALSFVVTGTAWKWLLNPGLGIEKMVRDWGFPNFEFGWLVDTEMAIYCVVIAGIWQSAGFAMALFLAGLRGIDDSIIKAAQVDGASLPRIYWRIVLPALRPVFFSTLMVLSHLAIKSFDLVMALTAGGPGFATDVPATFMYTMSFSRGQIGLGAASATMMLATVAALVIPYLYSELRSKPHDR
- a CDS encoding carbohydrate porin, with the translated sequence MDVAGFEFNGYSRGGPVFNHSDGVKGNLALGGELQKYRLGNEGDNGIEVNFAKGFEAGGIQWKVNYMPAKWGSGDISTEQAFVEMSGFSFSPEAKFWVGQRRLRIQDVHIVDYFLLNYGDNIGAGVTEVPVGGMKLGVGVFSGDKFDGGLPSNVKAHRINADLSEINTNPGGKLRVLLTAVGGKNQVGGASGSGISLMHTQKEFLLPSISNTLYLQTSRGHARIDGEFEAIEGTSAGKRATRIADSINWQSGPFGGQALIGYQTNKADLTGVETKDFSLGGRGSYAFTKNFKGLAEVSTTTRKGSGPDQRLSKVTLAGALALSEDFWSRPELRLYVTKANWNQAAAVANAGSFGANGKTSRTLVGVQYEVWW
- a CDS encoding ABC transporter substrate-binding protein; protein product: MWKMTKIAALAVGMVAAMSASAGEVEVLHYWTSGGEAKSVAELKKIMQGKGHTWRDFAVAGGGGDSAMTVLKSRVISGNPPSAAQTKGPAIQEWASEGVLANMDTLAKAEKWDDLLPKVVADVMKYKGAYVAAPVNVHRVNWMWGSSEALKKAGVTAMPKTWDEFFAAADKLKAAGLVPVAHGGQNWQDFTTFESVVLGVGGRKFYQDALVKLDDKAINSDTMKKSLETFRRIKSYTDPGAPGRDWNLATAMLIQGKAGFQLMGDWAKGEFLAANKVPGKDFLCAAAPGTTTSYTFNVDSFILFKLKDAAAQKAQSDLASAIMSPAFQEVFNLNKGSIPVRAGQPMDKFDDCAKASAKDFVDTAKSGSLLPSVAHGMAIAPATEGAIKDVVSQFWNDDKVSVADAVKKIATAAKTK
- a CDS encoding response regulator transcription factor, which produces MATILIVEDDALLLDALTGQLQQLEFSVCTASSVAEATALLQTQAVDGIILDLGLPGADGMELLTWARTHIAGLPVLILTARDGVEDRIHGLNAGADDYITKPFNMQELQARLQAMLRRARQPAFTQASSATGSASSTIGPLVLDHASHSAALNGDLLELTQREWELLELLVHRCGEVVTRDDVLAAWRASPPSPGRRLRP
- a CDS encoding helix-turn-helix domain-containing protein; the encoded protein is MNSNALEVYVHRLRKKLDVSNLVIRNIRGLGYMLAKPAE
- a CDS encoding sensor histidine kinase codes for the protein MRPIPGVSLQRKLLLWLLLPQLVLWLSGGFLAWRIALQNGEKGIDQTLTQSVRALARQIKPIGDGLLVDFPKAAQDILEQDPADRITYMVSSPPGRFLLGNAQLPPPPPIDVAVGEAFLYQARVDDKPVRVALLDVDYGTAQTRQRLRVQVAQSLTVRERIAQELLAQMLIPMGLMGLALSALVYAGVLRGLQPLKRLEAQIEQAGARPHGANNPLPPIELTSAPQEVHSLASTINRLLDAVARGQQKEKRFLNDAAHQLRTPLAGLIGQTELALHESHEPAVQARLHKVLSAAQRSAHLVHQLLQLARSESTVDLQTIDLAALAREVAREWAARALAQGMDLGYEGDEQLTVQGQPLLLREALNNLIDNALHYAGSGATVTVRVTTAPSHKAMLVVEDDGPGVPPEHLTDLFARFWRGSDKAGGCGLGLSIVKGIAQRHGGDTLAEPLVPHGLRVGLQIPLP
- the tal gene encoding transaldolase is translated as MNQLDALKQFTTVVADTGDFKQLAQFQPQDATTNPSLILKAVQKPEYAPLMHDTVAQFKGRPMDEIIDRLLVRFGREILATIPGRVSTEVDARLSFDTSATVTRAERIIELYQAEGIHIDRVLIKIAATWEGIKAAEKLERKGIHTNLTLLFSFAQAVACGDAKVQLISPFVGRIYDWYKKQAGAQWDEAARSGANDPGVLSVTQIFNHYKRFGVATEVMGASFRNVGQITALAGCDLLTIAPELLAQLAASNAPLQPALNAEAARQLDLPAVNYDEAGFRYALNEDAMATEKLAEGIRAFAVDAVKLEKLILAA
- a CDS encoding ABC transporter ATP-binding protein, giving the protein MNHSGAGIVFRNITKRYGADSNAALAVKGISFEVPRGTLTTILGPSGCGKTTTLRMIAGLESPTAGEIFIGGKDVTTLGPAQRNVSMMFQSYALFPHMNVAENVMYGLRMSGQPKDVARTKAVEALRGVGLVGFDDRLPSELSGGQQQRVALARALVLEPEVLLFDEPLSNLDARLRREMREEIRALQQRLSLTVAYVTHDQAEAMAVSDQIIVMNQGLIAQKGTPRELYETPRSEFVAGFMGEAMLFPATAQADGSVLLGPLVLRPRAVVRSGPVKVAVRPEAWRIARRGEGLVPARLAKSAYLGAVHEYTFDTALGRIFVVSSDLDDVLAVGDDVLLGLGVHGVSVVGSTDGAQADAE
- a CDS encoding iron ABC transporter permease → MAAASLAKGPAPWRVGAANRPLWVWLLIGVLGYLLVPWYAQQDTNGLLAVGQVWGDAPAANGVLQAAQFGRPWLWLGLMGLAVAGVGAGLPAGRRQGAVLVAGGALGLAALLLSGFAIGARGWAFEWMTQSLGELGTRQPGMGWGGFVVLSALLVLLAFGVARRGFFKGDLFVAAAVLGCGSLLALFIVFPVLKALSAAFFLEDGPFSVTVVWERIAHERNFGLACLSGGQRCGVAWNTLFLGLMTATSTTLLGTFMALMAERASRRYARPLNIVALLPIITPPFVVGLGLILLFGRAGVFNQFLEYAFGITPTRWFYGWLGVWVAQTFAFTPIAFMIMRGVVQGVAPSLEEAAQTLRASPHQTFMTVTLPLLKPGLANAFLVGFIESMADFGNPIVVGGQFSVLSTEIFFAIVGAQYDQGRAASLAWILTFFALTVFAIQRGLLGKQNFTTVSGKGDSGIAMPLPAGVRRVVHSIALPWMAFTLIVYLFALAGGLVQTWGRDYTITLVHFRTAFNVEWGEFGAVWAGTAWNSFFTTIKLAAISAPLTATLGIGIAWLLARTEFRGQGAFEFAALLAFAIPGTVLGVSYILAFNVPPFELTGTALIIVLCFMFRNLPVGVRAGTAAFKQLDRSLDEASVMLRAGSVQTLRHVVLPLLKPALVAALVYSFVRAITTVSAVIFLVTAENELATTYIIGRVGNGDYGVALAYCTVLIVLMSVSIGLIQWLVGERKLGRRSGARAAPAGTH